From a region of the Geothrix sp. 21YS21S-2 genome:
- a CDS encoding 3'-5' exoribonuclease YhaM family protein, which translates to MTDQAALRTLKEGDVFNGFLLAQEVSFKTSAKGSEYLELKLSDASGDLKGFLWDLRAVEGDLDQVVPDAFLKVKGQISNYNGRTQIRLDKLRFAQDGEVGDLARFFPVSRRDAEEMARELDGLVAGVKDPWIRRLLEALFVDDPVRRAAFRRAPAAKSMHHVCLGGLIEHTLSVAGMAAKACAHYPDMNADLVLAGVLLHDLGKIEELTYQRSFGYSDAGNLLGHISMEAEWISRAAAAIPGFPEDLRLHLLHIVLSHHGKLEYGSPVLPKTPEALLVHYLDDLDGKLEAMFRGMREDAGEGAWTPFSRSMDRMIYKSRWPKVD; encoded by the coding sequence CCTCCGCACCCTCAAGGAGGGCGATGTCTTCAACGGCTTCCTCCTGGCCCAGGAGGTGTCCTTCAAGACCAGCGCCAAGGGCTCGGAATACCTGGAGCTCAAGCTCTCGGACGCCTCCGGGGATCTCAAGGGCTTCCTGTGGGATCTGCGGGCCGTGGAGGGGGACCTCGACCAGGTGGTCCCCGACGCCTTCCTCAAGGTGAAGGGCCAGATCTCGAACTACAACGGCCGCACCCAGATCCGGCTGGACAAGCTGCGTTTCGCCCAGGACGGGGAAGTGGGGGACCTGGCCCGGTTCTTCCCCGTGAGCCGGCGCGACGCGGAGGAGATGGCCCGGGAGCTGGACGGGCTCGTGGCCGGCGTGAAGGACCCCTGGATCCGCCGGCTGCTGGAGGCGCTCTTCGTGGACGACCCGGTCCGGCGCGCGGCCTTCCGCCGGGCCCCCGCCGCCAAGAGCATGCACCACGTGTGCCTGGGCGGCCTCATCGAGCACACCCTTTCGGTGGCCGGCATGGCCGCGAAGGCCTGCGCGCACTATCCCGACATGAATGCCGATCTGGTGCTGGCCGGCGTCCTCCTCCACGACCTGGGCAAGATCGAGGAGCTCACCTACCAGCGCAGCTTCGGCTACTCCGACGCGGGCAACCTGCTCGGGCACATCTCCATGGAGGCCGAGTGGATCAGCCGCGCCGCCGCGGCCATTCCGGGCTTCCCGGAGGACCTGCGGCTGCACCTGCTGCACATCGTCCTGAGCCACCACGGCAAGCTGGAGTACGGCTCCCCGGTGCTGCCCAAGACCCCGGAAGCCTTGCTGGTGCATTACCTCGACGACCTGGACGGCAAGCTGGAGGCCATGTTCAGGGGCATGAGGGAGGACGCGGGCGAAGGCGCCTGGACCCCCTTCTCCCGTTCCATGGACCGGATGATCTACAAGTCCCGGTGGCCGAAGGTAGATTAA